Proteins from a genomic interval of Papaver somniferum cultivar HN1 chromosome 4, ASM357369v1, whole genome shotgun sequence:
- the LOC113275693 gene encoding protein NSP-INTERACTING KINASE 1-like isoform X1 — protein sequence MEVRRKPVIHLYILLSVWVFTTATNALLTPKGVNFEVQALMGIKNSLEDPHGLLDNWDGDSVDPCSWAMITCSPETLLVTGLGLPSQNLSGSLSPSIGNLTNLQIVLLQNNNISGPIPFEIGRLSKLQTLDLSNNFFTASLPTSLSHLKSLQYLRLNNNSLSGAFPQSLTNMTQLAFLDLSYNNLSGPIPKFPARTFNVVGNPLICATGSEQECFGTAPMPLIYNLTSSQSAQPTGKSRSHKMALALGSSLACLCLLIVAFGLLLWWRQRYNKQIFFDVNDQHHEEVCLGNLKRFHFRELQIATDNFNNKNMIGKGGFGHVYKGYLQDGTLVAVKRLKDGNAAGGEIQFQTEVEMISLAVHRNLLRLWGFCMTSSERLLVYPYMSNGSVASRLKGKPALDWATRKRIALGAGRGLLYLHEQCDPKIIHRDVKAANILLDDYCEAVVGDFGLAKLLDHQDSHVTTAVRGTVGHIAPEYLSTGQSSEKTDVFGFGILLLELITGQRALEFGKAANQKGAMLDWVKKIHLEKKLDMLVDKDLKSDYDRIELEEIVQVALLCTQYLPGQRPKMSEVVRMLEGDGLAEKWEASQRAESTKCRSAHEFSSSERYSDLTDDSSLLVQAMELSGPR from the exons ATGGAAGTAAGGAGAAAACCAGTCATACATCTCTATATTTTGCTTTCAGTTTGGGTTTTTACTACTGCAACAAATGCTTTGCTAACTCCTAAGGGTGTTAACTTTGAAG tTCAAGCTTTGATGGGTATTAAAAATTCTCTAGAAGATCCTCATGGATTACTTGATAATTGGGATGGAGATTCTGTTGATCCATGTAGTTGGGCCATGATTACTTGTTCTCCTGAAACTCTTCTAGTCACTGGATT AGGACTTCCAAGTCAGAATTTATCTGGTTCTCTCTCTCCAAGCATAGGGAACTTAACAAATCTACAGATTGT GCTACTGCAGAACAACAACATATCTGGTCCAATTCCATTTGAGATTGGAAGGCTGTCAAAGCTTCAAACACTTGATCTCTCCAATAATTTCTTCACTGCTTCACTTCCTACTTCTTTAAGCCATTTGAAAAGTCTTCAATACTT GAGGCTTAACAATAACAGTCTTTCTGGAGCATTTCCTCAGTCATTAACCAACATGACTCAACTTGCTTTTCT TGACTTGTCTTATAATAACTTGAGTGGCCCTATACCAAAGTTTCCAGCTAGAACATTCAA CGTCGTAGGAAATCCACTGATCTGTGCGACTGGGTCGGAGCAAGAATGCTTTGGGACAGCACCAATGCCACTTATCTACAATTTGACCAGTTCACAAA GTGCTCAACCAACAGGAAAATCTCGAAGTCACAAAATGGCCCTTGCTCTTGGATCGAGCTTGGCGTGCCTATGTCTACTCATTGTCGCATTTGGTCTACTGCTTTGGTGGAGGCAAAGATACAACAAACAGATATTCTTCGATGTGAATG ATCAACACCATGAAGAGGTTTGCTTGGGAAACTTGAAGAGATTTCACTTCAGGGAACTTCAAATAGCGACTGACAACTTCAATAACAAAAACATGATAGGAAAGGGAGGTTTTGGACATGTTTATAAAGGGTATCTCCAAGATGGGACTCTTGTAGCTGTAAAGAGGCTTAAAGATGGTAATGCTGCGGGAGGTGAGATCCAATTTCAGACTGAAGTTGAAATGATCAGCTTAGCGGTGCACCGAAACCTTCTAAGGCTGTGGGGGTTCTGCATGACATCCTCTGAGAGACTTCTAGTTTACCCTTATATGTCTAATGGGAGTGTTGCGTCCCGCCTAAAAG GAAAGCCAGCTTTGGATTGGGCTACTAGAAAGAGAATTGCTTTGGGAGCCGGTAGGGGTCTACTATACCTTCATGAGCAATGTGATCCTAAAATCATTCACAGAGATGTGAAAGCTGCTAATATATTACTTGACGATTACTGTGAGGCTGTGGTAGGGGACTTCGGGTTAGCCAAGCTTTTGGATCATCAGGATTCACATGTGACTACTGCTGTAAGGGGGACTGTGGGGCACATAGCTCCTGAATATCTCTCAACAGGACAGTCTTCGGAGAAAACTGATGTCTTTGGTTTTGGGATCCTTCTTCTAGAATTGATCACAGGCCAAAGAGCTCTAGAATTCGGCAAGGCCGCAAATCAGAAAGGAGCCATGCTTGACTGG GTAAAGAAAATTCACCTAGAAAAGAAGCTAGATATGCTTGTGGATAAGGATCTTAAGAGCGACTATGATCGGATTGAGCTTGAAGAAATTGTCCAAGTAGCTCTATTATGTACTCAATACCTTCCGGGTCAAAGACCCAAGATGTCCGAAGTGGTTCGAATGCTCGAAGGTGATGGGCTTGCCGAGAAATGGGAAGCTTCTCAAAGAGCTGAATCAACTAAATGCAGATCAGCTCATGAATTTTCTTCGTCAGAGAGATATTCTGATCTCACAGATGACTCTTCACTTCTAGTCCAAGCGATGGAACTCTCTGGCCCCAGGTAA
- the LOC113275693 gene encoding protein NSP-INTERACTING KINASE 1-like isoform X2: MEVRRKPVIHLYILLSVWVFTTATNALLTPKGVNFEVQALMGIKNSLEDPHGLLDNWDGDSVDPCSWAMITCSPETLLVTGLGLPSQNLSGSLSPSIGNLTNLQIVLLQNNNISGPIPFEIGRLSKLQTLDLSNNFFTASLPTSLSHLKSLQYLRLNNNSLSGAFPQSLTNMTQLAFLDLSYNNLSGPIPKFPARTFNVVGNPLICATGSEQECFGTAPMPLIYNLTSSQRKSRSHKMALALGSSLACLCLLIVAFGLLLWWRQRYNKQIFFDVNDQHHEEVCLGNLKRFHFRELQIATDNFNNKNMIGKGGFGHVYKGYLQDGTLVAVKRLKDGNAAGGEIQFQTEVEMISLAVHRNLLRLWGFCMTSSERLLVYPYMSNGSVASRLKGKPALDWATRKRIALGAGRGLLYLHEQCDPKIIHRDVKAANILLDDYCEAVVGDFGLAKLLDHQDSHVTTAVRGTVGHIAPEYLSTGQSSEKTDVFGFGILLLELITGQRALEFGKAANQKGAMLDWVKKIHLEKKLDMLVDKDLKSDYDRIELEEIVQVALLCTQYLPGQRPKMSEVVRMLEGDGLAEKWEASQRAESTKCRSAHEFSSSERYSDLTDDSSLLVQAMELSGPR; encoded by the exons ATGGAAGTAAGGAGAAAACCAGTCATACATCTCTATATTTTGCTTTCAGTTTGGGTTTTTACTACTGCAACAAATGCTTTGCTAACTCCTAAGGGTGTTAACTTTGAAG tTCAAGCTTTGATGGGTATTAAAAATTCTCTAGAAGATCCTCATGGATTACTTGATAATTGGGATGGAGATTCTGTTGATCCATGTAGTTGGGCCATGATTACTTGTTCTCCTGAAACTCTTCTAGTCACTGGATT AGGACTTCCAAGTCAGAATTTATCTGGTTCTCTCTCTCCAAGCATAGGGAACTTAACAAATCTACAGATTGT GCTACTGCAGAACAACAACATATCTGGTCCAATTCCATTTGAGATTGGAAGGCTGTCAAAGCTTCAAACACTTGATCTCTCCAATAATTTCTTCACTGCTTCACTTCCTACTTCTTTAAGCCATTTGAAAAGTCTTCAATACTT GAGGCTTAACAATAACAGTCTTTCTGGAGCATTTCCTCAGTCATTAACCAACATGACTCAACTTGCTTTTCT TGACTTGTCTTATAATAACTTGAGTGGCCCTATACCAAAGTTTCCAGCTAGAACATTCAA CGTCGTAGGAAATCCACTGATCTGTGCGACTGGGTCGGAGCAAGAATGCTTTGGGACAGCACCAATGCCACTTATCTACAATTTGACCAGTTCACAAA GAAAATCTCGAAGTCACAAAATGGCCCTTGCTCTTGGATCGAGCTTGGCGTGCCTATGTCTACTCATTGTCGCATTTGGTCTACTGCTTTGGTGGAGGCAAAGATACAACAAACAGATATTCTTCGATGTGAATG ATCAACACCATGAAGAGGTTTGCTTGGGAAACTTGAAGAGATTTCACTTCAGGGAACTTCAAATAGCGACTGACAACTTCAATAACAAAAACATGATAGGAAAGGGAGGTTTTGGACATGTTTATAAAGGGTATCTCCAAGATGGGACTCTTGTAGCTGTAAAGAGGCTTAAAGATGGTAATGCTGCGGGAGGTGAGATCCAATTTCAGACTGAAGTTGAAATGATCAGCTTAGCGGTGCACCGAAACCTTCTAAGGCTGTGGGGGTTCTGCATGACATCCTCTGAGAGACTTCTAGTTTACCCTTATATGTCTAATGGGAGTGTTGCGTCCCGCCTAAAAG GAAAGCCAGCTTTGGATTGGGCTACTAGAAAGAGAATTGCTTTGGGAGCCGGTAGGGGTCTACTATACCTTCATGAGCAATGTGATCCTAAAATCATTCACAGAGATGTGAAAGCTGCTAATATATTACTTGACGATTACTGTGAGGCTGTGGTAGGGGACTTCGGGTTAGCCAAGCTTTTGGATCATCAGGATTCACATGTGACTACTGCTGTAAGGGGGACTGTGGGGCACATAGCTCCTGAATATCTCTCAACAGGACAGTCTTCGGAGAAAACTGATGTCTTTGGTTTTGGGATCCTTCTTCTAGAATTGATCACAGGCCAAAGAGCTCTAGAATTCGGCAAGGCCGCAAATCAGAAAGGAGCCATGCTTGACTGG GTAAAGAAAATTCACCTAGAAAAGAAGCTAGATATGCTTGTGGATAAGGATCTTAAGAGCGACTATGATCGGATTGAGCTTGAAGAAATTGTCCAAGTAGCTCTATTATGTACTCAATACCTTCCGGGTCAAAGACCCAAGATGTCCGAAGTGGTTCGAATGCTCGAAGGTGATGGGCTTGCCGAGAAATGGGAAGCTTCTCAAAGAGCTGAATCAACTAAATGCAGATCAGCTCATGAATTTTCTTCGTCAGAGAGATATTCTGATCTCACAGATGACTCTTCACTTCTAGTCCAAGCGATGGAACTCTCTGGCCCCAGGTAA
- the LOC113275693 gene encoding protein NSP-INTERACTING KINASE 1-like isoform X3 codes for MGIKNSLEDPHGLLDNWDGDSVDPCSWAMITCSPETLLVTGLGLPSQNLSGSLSPSIGNLTNLQIVLLQNNNISGPIPFEIGRLSKLQTLDLSNNFFTASLPTSLSHLKSLQYLRLNNNSLSGAFPQSLTNMTQLAFLDLSYNNLSGPIPKFPARTFNVVGNPLICATGSEQECFGTAPMPLIYNLTSSQSAQPTGKSRSHKMALALGSSLACLCLLIVAFGLLLWWRQRYNKQIFFDVNDQHHEEVCLGNLKRFHFRELQIATDNFNNKNMIGKGGFGHVYKGYLQDGTLVAVKRLKDGNAAGGEIQFQTEVEMISLAVHRNLLRLWGFCMTSSERLLVYPYMSNGSVASRLKGKPALDWATRKRIALGAGRGLLYLHEQCDPKIIHRDVKAANILLDDYCEAVVGDFGLAKLLDHQDSHVTTAVRGTVGHIAPEYLSTGQSSEKTDVFGFGILLLELITGQRALEFGKAANQKGAMLDWVKKIHLEKKLDMLVDKDLKSDYDRIELEEIVQVALLCTQYLPGQRPKMSEVVRMLEGDGLAEKWEASQRAESTKCRSAHEFSSSERYSDLTDDSSLLVQAMELSGPR; via the exons ATGGGTATTAAAAATTCTCTAGAAGATCCTCATGGATTACTTGATAATTGGGATGGAGATTCTGTTGATCCATGTAGTTGGGCCATGATTACTTGTTCTCCTGAAACTCTTCTAGTCACTGGATT AGGACTTCCAAGTCAGAATTTATCTGGTTCTCTCTCTCCAAGCATAGGGAACTTAACAAATCTACAGATTGT GCTACTGCAGAACAACAACATATCTGGTCCAATTCCATTTGAGATTGGAAGGCTGTCAAAGCTTCAAACACTTGATCTCTCCAATAATTTCTTCACTGCTTCACTTCCTACTTCTTTAAGCCATTTGAAAAGTCTTCAATACTT GAGGCTTAACAATAACAGTCTTTCTGGAGCATTTCCTCAGTCATTAACCAACATGACTCAACTTGCTTTTCT TGACTTGTCTTATAATAACTTGAGTGGCCCTATACCAAAGTTTCCAGCTAGAACATTCAA CGTCGTAGGAAATCCACTGATCTGTGCGACTGGGTCGGAGCAAGAATGCTTTGGGACAGCACCAATGCCACTTATCTACAATTTGACCAGTTCACAAA GTGCTCAACCAACAGGAAAATCTCGAAGTCACAAAATGGCCCTTGCTCTTGGATCGAGCTTGGCGTGCCTATGTCTACTCATTGTCGCATTTGGTCTACTGCTTTGGTGGAGGCAAAGATACAACAAACAGATATTCTTCGATGTGAATG ATCAACACCATGAAGAGGTTTGCTTGGGAAACTTGAAGAGATTTCACTTCAGGGAACTTCAAATAGCGACTGACAACTTCAATAACAAAAACATGATAGGAAAGGGAGGTTTTGGACATGTTTATAAAGGGTATCTCCAAGATGGGACTCTTGTAGCTGTAAAGAGGCTTAAAGATGGTAATGCTGCGGGAGGTGAGATCCAATTTCAGACTGAAGTTGAAATGATCAGCTTAGCGGTGCACCGAAACCTTCTAAGGCTGTGGGGGTTCTGCATGACATCCTCTGAGAGACTTCTAGTTTACCCTTATATGTCTAATGGGAGTGTTGCGTCCCGCCTAAAAG GAAAGCCAGCTTTGGATTGGGCTACTAGAAAGAGAATTGCTTTGGGAGCCGGTAGGGGTCTACTATACCTTCATGAGCAATGTGATCCTAAAATCATTCACAGAGATGTGAAAGCTGCTAATATATTACTTGACGATTACTGTGAGGCTGTGGTAGGGGACTTCGGGTTAGCCAAGCTTTTGGATCATCAGGATTCACATGTGACTACTGCTGTAAGGGGGACTGTGGGGCACATAGCTCCTGAATATCTCTCAACAGGACAGTCTTCGGAGAAAACTGATGTCTTTGGTTTTGGGATCCTTCTTCTAGAATTGATCACAGGCCAAAGAGCTCTAGAATTCGGCAAGGCCGCAAATCAGAAAGGAGCCATGCTTGACTGG GTAAAGAAAATTCACCTAGAAAAGAAGCTAGATATGCTTGTGGATAAGGATCTTAAGAGCGACTATGATCGGATTGAGCTTGAAGAAATTGTCCAAGTAGCTCTATTATGTACTCAATACCTTCCGGGTCAAAGACCCAAGATGTCCGAAGTGGTTCGAATGCTCGAAGGTGATGGGCTTGCCGAGAAATGGGAAGCTTCTCAAAGAGCTGAATCAACTAAATGCAGATCAGCTCATGAATTTTCTTCGTCAGAGAGATATTCTGATCTCACAGATGACTCTTCACTTCTAGTCCAAGCGATGGAACTCTCTGGCCCCAGGTAA